The following are encoded in a window of Scophthalmus maximus strain ysfricsl-2021 chromosome 2, ASM2237912v1, whole genome shotgun sequence genomic DNA:
- the LOC118300425 gene encoding rab GDP dissociation inhibitor beta → MNEEYDVIVLGTGLTECILSGIMSVKGKKVLHMDRNSYYGAESASITPLEDLYKRFNIPGSPPDSMGKSRDWNVDLIPKFLMANGQLVRMLLITQVTRYLEFKVVEGSYVYKGGKIYKVPSTETEAMTSLLMGLFEKRRFRKFLLFISNFDVNDPKTMDGVDPNKTSMKAIFQKFSLSQDVIDFTGHSLALYRTDDYLEQPCIDTINRIKLYSESLAKYGKSPYLYPLYGLGELPQGFARLSAIYGGTYMLKKPIEEIVVENGKVVGVKSEGEIARCKQLICDPSYLIERTSKVGQVIRVICILNHTISNTSDNNSCQIIIPQNQVNRKHDIYVCMISSAHNVAAQGKYTAIISTTVETNDPENEIKPALDLLKPIEQKFVSITDQYEPTDMGTDSQIFISRSYDATTHFETTCDDIKDIYRRMTGSDFDFAEMERRKQDIFGDAAE, encoded by the exons atgaatgaagaataCGACGTCATCGTCCTGGGCACCGGACTCACG GAATGCATTTTATCCGGCATCATGTCAGTGAAGGGGAAGAAAGTCCTGCACATGGACCGCAACTCCTACTACGGAGCGGAGAGCGCATCCATCACACCGCTGGAAGAC CTCTACAAGCGCTTCAACATTCCGGGCAGTCCTCCTGATTCAATGGGAAAAAGCCGCGATTGGAATGTGGATCTCATCCCTAAATTCCTTATGGCCAATG gtcAGCTGGTCCGCATGCTGCTGATCACACAGGTGACTCGCTACCTGGAGTTCAAAGTGGTGGAGGGCAGCTATGTGTACAAGGGGGGGAAGATCTACAAAGTCCCCTCTACTGAGACTGAAGCTATGACATCAC TTCTGATGGGCCTGTTTGAGAAACGGCGCTTCAGAAAGTTCCTCTTGTTCATCTCCAACTTTGACGTGAACGACCCCAAAACCATGGATGGCGTCGACCCCAACAAGACATCGATGAAGGCCATTTTCCAAAAGTTTAGCCTGAGCCAGGACGTGATTGACTTCACCGGCCACTCCCTGGCTCTCTACCGCACAGATGA TTACCTGGAACAACCTTGCATCGACACGATAAACAGGATAAAGCTGTACAGTGAGTCTCTGGCCAAATATGGCAAGAGTCCGTACCTGTACCCCCTGTACGGCCTGGGAGAGCTGCCACAAGGCTTCGCCAG GCTGAGTGCCATCTATGGTGGGACGTACATGTTGAAGAAGCCCATCGAGGAGATTGTGGTGGAGAACGGGAAGGTGGTGGGAGTCAAGTCCGAGGGAGAG ATCGCCCGGTGCAAGCAGCTGATCTGCGACCCCAGTTATCTCATAGAGCGCACCAGCAAAGTGGGTCAGGTGATCCGAGTCATCTGCATTTTGAATCACACCATCAGCAACACCAGCGACAACAACTCCTGCCAGATCATCATCCCCCAGAATCAGGTCAACAGGAAGCACG ACATCTACGTTTGTATGATCTCCTCTGCTCACAACGTGGCGGCACAGGGTAAATACACCGCCATCATCAGCACTACAGTGGAGACGAACGACCCCGAGAACGAGATCAAACCGGCCCTGGACCTGCTGAAGCCCATCGAGCAGAAGTTCGTCAGCATCACTGACCAGTACGAACCAACCGACATGGGCACTGACAGCCAG ATTTTCATCTCCCGCTCCTATGACGCCACCACTCACTTCGAGACCACCTGCGACGACATCAAGGACATCTACCGCAGGATGACGGGCTCAGACTTTGACTTTGCCGAGATGGAGCGCAGGAAGCAGGACATCTTCGGCGACGCCGCAGAGTAG
- the LOC118301221 gene encoding ankyrin repeat and SOCS box protein 13 has product MEVDFFGDIGCWSERTEVHKAACQGQASQLQRLIRSGASVNVVALDSITPLHEASLQGQTLCVQLLLEAGAQVDARNVDGSTPLCDACSCGSLECVRLLLDHGAKANPALTSRTASPLHEACMRGNSDCATLLIAVGACLESYDLYHGTPLHVACANEHTDCVKVLLNAGARVNAARLHETPLHRAAKSMRAEMIETLVEFGANVYARDQQDKKPVDYTAPGSPSAACLRFYETTPMSLQQLSRLAVRKTLGTRALQVTGQLDVPKLLISYLLYQ; this is encoded by the exons ATGGAGGTCGATTTCTTTGGAGACATCG gctgctggtcagagaggacagaggtgcACAAGGCGGCCTGCCAGGGCCAGGCCTCACAGCTGCAGCGGCTCATTCGAAGCGGTGCGTCGGTCAACGTGGTGGCGCTGGACTCCATCACGCCGCTGCACGAGGCCAGCCTCCAGGGACAGACGCTAtgtgtccagctgctgctggaagctGGGGCACAG GTGGATGCGAGGAACGTGGACGGCAGCACGCCGCTGTGCGATGCCTGTTCTTGTGGCAGTCTGGAGTGCGTGCGGCTCCTGCTGGATCACGGCGCCAAGGCCAACCCGGCCCTCACCTCTCGCACGGCCTCCCCTCTCCACGAGGCCTGCATGAGAG GAAACTCGGACTGTGCGACGCTGCTGATCGCCGTGGGTGCGTGTCTGGAGTCGTACGACCTGTACCACGGGACCCCGCTGCACGTGGCGTGTGCTAACGAACACACTGACTGTGTCAAAGTGCTGCTCAACGCAG GTGCCAGGGTGAACGCTGCCAGGCTGCACGAGACGCCGCTGCACCGCGCTGCCAAAAGCATGCGGGCGGAGATGATAGAGACCCTGGTGGAGTTCGGGGCCAACGTCTACGCCAGAGACCAGCAGGACAAGAAGCCTGTGGACTACACGGCGCCGGGCTCGCCCTCTGCGGCCTGCCTACGCTTTTATGAGA ccacTCCCATGagtctgcagcagctcagcaggcTGGCGGTGAGGAAGACGCTGGGCACCAGAGCtctgcaggtcacaggtcagcTGGACGTCCCCAAGCTCCTCATCAGCTACCTCCTTTACCAGTGA
- the LOC118301458 gene encoding zinc finger protein 446-like: MQRGAKPKNPQVPVEDQRKETWDDRKQQWALGEQQGLKQQQMDRKAKWEKDRHRPEACWKRIQHQFTHPQQGVKSNRRERQQLVEGAVADPGTWSTSTADDGSKGLKMQPYNNDEAIEHYLTTFERIASARQWPKEQWALHLSPLLSGKPRAAYEAMDFDDTMDYAKVKRAIFDKFEISTETYRFRFRSTSAEEEETPKELHRRLKDLYDKWMVPKEKTKEQIGDAIVMEQFLRVLKPDLRTWVKERYPTTSTQAAELAEAFHVITSRQSQPPPDLVKKEQIPSTSKHAAEVAEAFSIITSRTSQPPPDLVKKEQIPSTSKHAAEVAEAFSAITSRQSQPPSDLVKKEQIPSTSKHAAEVAEAFSLTTLRQSKPPPDLLKKEQHLTTSKHATELPEAFPVATSKQSQSPPSLGKKVGVNGSRVENPKQGPSNRVREFKPRDPSVCHSCGQPGHLKADCPGQQVEKSFRSQKVEKSYMTVSPASVQGRKDEIIGLAAPSNQDSTTCLFIDGKWIIFL, from the coding sequence ATGCAGAGGGGAGCTAAGCCAAAGAATCCCCAAGTGCCAGTGGAAGATCAAAGGAAAGAGACTTGGGATGATCGCAAACAGCAGTGGGCATTAGGTGAGCAACAGGGCCTGAAGCAGCAGCAAATGGACAGGAAGGCAAAATGGGAGAAAGACAGGCATCGCCCGGAAGCCTGCTGGAAAAGAATCCAGCATCAATTCACCCACCCTCAGCAAGGGGTGAAATCAAATCGCCGGGAGCGCCAGCAGCTGGTGGAAGGTGCTGTAGCTGACCCTGGAACATGGTCAACATCCACTGCAGATGACGGGTCGAAAGGCCTCAAAATGCAGCCATACAATAATGATGAAGCTATTGAACACTACTTAACAACTTTTGAGCGAATTGCCAGTGCACGCCAGTGGCCAAAGGAGCAGTGGGCACTTCATCTTTCTCCACTTCTTAGTGGTAAGCCACGAGCTGCTTATGAGGCTATGGACTTTGATGATACTATGGACTATGCAAAGGTGAAGCGTGCtatttttgacaaatttgaaATAAGCACAGAGACATATCGATTCAGGTTCCGCTCCACttcggcggaggaggaggagaccccCAAAGAGTTGCATAGACGTCTGAAAGATCTCTATGACAAGTGGATGGTcccgaaagaaaaaacaaaggagcaAATAGGAGATGCCATTGTGATGGAGCAGTTCCTGAGAGTGCTCAAACCTGACCTGCGTACTTGGGTAAAAGAACGATATCCAACCACATCAACTCAAGCTGCAGAGTTGGCAGAAGCTTTCCATGTCATCACTTCAAGACAAAGTCAACCCCCTCCTGACTtggtgaaaaaagaacaaattccATCCACATCAAAACATGCTGCAGAGGTGGCAGAAGCTTTCAGTATCATCACTTCAAGAACAAGTCAACCCCCTCCTGACTtggtgaaaaaagaacaaattccATCCACATCAAAACATGCTGCAGAGGTGGCAGAAGCTTTCAGTGCCATCACTTCAAGACAAAGTCAACCCCCTTCTGACTtggtgaaaaaagaacaaattccATCCACATCAAAACATGCTGCAGAGGTGGCAGAAGCTTTCAGTCTCACCACTCTAAGACAAAGTAAACCCCCTCCTgatttgttgaaaaaagaacaacatctaACCACATCAAAACATGCTACAGAGTTGCCAGAAGCTTTTCCAGTGGCCACTTCAAAACAGAGTCAATCCCCTCCTTCATTGGGCAAGAAAGTGGGCGTGAATGGGTCCAGAGTTGAGAACCCAAAGCAAGGTCCCTCAAATAGGGTTAGGGAATTTAAACCCAGAGACCCCTCTGTATGTCACTCATGTGGTCAACCAGGTCATCTTAAGGCAGACTGTCCAGGTCAGCAGGTTGAGAAGTCATTTAGAAGTCAGAAGGTTGAGAAGTCATATATGACTGTTTCACCAGCGTCTGTGCAGGGTCGGAAAGATGAAATTATAGGGCTAGCAGCCCCTAGTAATCAAGATAGCACCACTTGTCTTTTTATAGATGGTAAATGGATTATAtttttatag
- the ankrd16 gene encoding ankyrin repeat domain-containing protein 16 isoform X1, translating into MDDHADRLLVKLAQDGQLSALETLAAGRDVGRRHFGRSGDTLLHYAARHGHLAVVRYLVTAVGAAVEVCNHDYKRPLHEAASMGHLACVGYLLRQGATVDSLKKADWRLCAWMLGGDKCSLFRPRTPLMMACTRRSLDVIQELLRHGADPALRNKDGWNALHIACREGDPLVVQHLLDAAPDVWRTESKTRRTPLHTAAMHGCEEVVRILLERCGYAPDSRDSCGVTPLMDAVRNGHISVARLLLENHQASPTAADKLGAQLVHQVAVTGQEETLRFLVQDLGVDVNQRATDIQLTALHYAAKEGHTSTIKTLLEFGADLHVRDKKGRTALHMACIGQHAGAARILLQLGLRDSEDASGTAARQFARRPDVIRVFECGSEDTS; encoded by the exons ATGGACGACCACGCGGACAGACTGCTGGTGAAGCTCGCTCAGGACGGACAGCTGAGCGCGCTGGAGACCCTGGCTGCGGGTCGGGACGTCGGCCGCCGACACTTCGGCCGCTCGGGAGACACCCTGCTGCACTACGCGGCCCGACACGGACACCTGGCCGTGGTGCGGTACCTGGTGACGGCGGTGGGCGCGGCGGTGGAGGTGTGCAACCACGACTACAAGCGGCCGCTGCACGAAGCTGCGTCCATGGGCCACCTGGCATGCGTCGGCTACCTGCTCCGCCAAGGAGCCACGGTGGACAGTCTGAAGAAGGCGGACTG GCGACTTTGTGCGTGGATGCTGGGAGGAGACAAGTGTTCCCTTTTCCGTCCCAGGACTCCTCTGATGATGGCCTGCACTCGGAGGAGCCTCGACGTGATCCAGGAGCTGCTGCGTCACGGCGCCGACCCTGCGCTCAGGAACAAGGACGGCTGGAACGCGCTCCACATCGCCTGCAGGGAGGGCGATCCTCTGGTGGTGCAGCACCTGCTTGATGCTGCGCCGGACGTCTGGAGGACAGAGAGCAAGACGCGCAGGACACCGCTGCACACTGCAG CGATGCACGGCTGTGAGGAGGTCGTCAGGATACTGCTAGAGAG ATGTGGCTACGCCCCAGATAGCAGGGACAGCTGCGGAGTCACTCCTTTGATGGATGCGGTCAGGAACGGACACATCTCTGTGGCCAGGCTGCTTTTAGAAAACCACCAG GCGTCTCCGACAGCAGCTGACAAGCTCGGGGCTCAGCTGGTGCACCAGGTTGCTGTCACCGGGCAGGAGGAGACCCTGCGGTTCCTGGTGCAGGACCTCGGGGTAGACGTGAACCAGAGGGCGACTGACATCCAGCTCACTGCCCTACATTACGCTGCAAAG gagggTCACACGTCCACCATCAAAACGCTGCTGGAGTTTGGAGCAGATCTTCATGTTCGGGACAAAAAGGGAAGAACCG ctCTTCACATGGCTTGCATCGGGCAGCATGCAGGAGCAGCACGGATTCTTCTGCAGCTCGGACTCAGGGATTCGGAGGATGCATCCGGCACGGCGGCAAGGCAGTTCGCCAGGAGACCAGATGTGATACGAGTGTTTGAATGTGGATCAGAAGACACATCATAA
- the ankrd16 gene encoding ankyrin repeat domain-containing protein 16 isoform X2, with amino-acid sequence MDDHADRLLVKLAQDGQLSALETLAAGRDVGRRHFGRSGDTLLHYAARHGHLAVVRYLVTAVGAAVEVCNHDYKRPLHEAASMGHLACVGYLLRQGATVDSLKKADWTPLMMACTRRSLDVIQELLRHGADPALRNKDGWNALHIACREGDPLVVQHLLDAAPDVWRTESKTRRTPLHTAAMHGCEEVVRILLERCGYAPDSRDSCGVTPLMDAVRNGHISVARLLLENHQASPTAADKLGAQLVHQVAVTGQEETLRFLVQDLGVDVNQRATDIQLTALHYAAKEGHTSTIKTLLEFGADLHVRDKKGRTALHMACIGQHAGAARILLQLGLRDSEDASGTAARQFARRPDVIRVFECGSEDTS; translated from the exons ATGGACGACCACGCGGACAGACTGCTGGTGAAGCTCGCTCAGGACGGACAGCTGAGCGCGCTGGAGACCCTGGCTGCGGGTCGGGACGTCGGCCGCCGACACTTCGGCCGCTCGGGAGACACCCTGCTGCACTACGCGGCCCGACACGGACACCTGGCCGTGGTGCGGTACCTGGTGACGGCGGTGGGCGCGGCGGTGGAGGTGTGCAACCACGACTACAAGCGGCCGCTGCACGAAGCTGCGTCCATGGGCCACCTGGCATGCGTCGGCTACCTGCTCCGCCAAGGAGCCACGGTGGACAGTCTGAAGAAGGCGGACTG GACTCCTCTGATGATGGCCTGCACTCGGAGGAGCCTCGACGTGATCCAGGAGCTGCTGCGTCACGGCGCCGACCCTGCGCTCAGGAACAAGGACGGCTGGAACGCGCTCCACATCGCCTGCAGGGAGGGCGATCCTCTGGTGGTGCAGCACCTGCTTGATGCTGCGCCGGACGTCTGGAGGACAGAGAGCAAGACGCGCAGGACACCGCTGCACACTGCAG CGATGCACGGCTGTGAGGAGGTCGTCAGGATACTGCTAGAGAG ATGTGGCTACGCCCCAGATAGCAGGGACAGCTGCGGAGTCACTCCTTTGATGGATGCGGTCAGGAACGGACACATCTCTGTGGCCAGGCTGCTTTTAGAAAACCACCAG GCGTCTCCGACAGCAGCTGACAAGCTCGGGGCTCAGCTGGTGCACCAGGTTGCTGTCACCGGGCAGGAGGAGACCCTGCGGTTCCTGGTGCAGGACCTCGGGGTAGACGTGAACCAGAGGGCGACTGACATCCAGCTCACTGCCCTACATTACGCTGCAAAG gagggTCACACGTCCACCATCAAAACGCTGCTGGAGTTTGGAGCAGATCTTCATGTTCGGGACAAAAAGGGAAGAACCG ctCTTCACATGGCTTGCATCGGGCAGCATGCAGGAGCAGCACGGATTCTTCTGCAGCTCGGACTCAGGGATTCGGAGGATGCATCCGGCACGGCGGCAAGGCAGTTCGCCAGGAGACCAGATGTGATACGAGTGTTTGAATGTGGATCAGAAGACACATCATAA
- the asb13a.1 gene encoding ankyrin repeat and SOCS box protein 13a.1 gives MEVTAARRAFLCDIGFWADRTALHEAAFHGRVLQLKQLIESAASVNTVTVDNITPLHEACTQGHVMCAQLLLEAGAQVDVQTIHGSTPLCHACASGSLECVELLLEYGAKANPTLTALTASPLHEACIRGNVDVVRLMIASGAQLEAYDVHFGPPLHITCAKGHMGCVRELLVAGADVNSGKFHETALHHAARAHAVDMIELLVEFGAYVHASDNLGRKPVDYTAPASPSHTCLKLYQSNPLSLQQLCRITVRRSLGTRASEVIGQMNISHRIHSFLQYCDRPTPLQSDTSAFLQPA, from the exons ATGGAGGTGACGGCCGCGCGCCGCGCGTTCCTCTGCGACATCG GTTTCTGGGCCGACCGGACGGCGCTGCACGAGGCGGCCTTCCACGGCAGGGTGCTGCAGCTGAAGCAGCTGATCGAGAGTGCAGCCTCGGTCAACACGGTGACGGTGGACAACATCACTCCCCTGCACGAGGCCTGCACACAGGGTCACGTGATGTGTGCCCAGCTGCTGCTTGAGGCCGGAGCTCAG GTGGACGTGCAGACCATCCATGGAAGCACCCCTCTGTGTCACGCCTGTGCCTCGGGCAGCCTGGAGTGTgtcgagctgctgctggagtaCGGAGCCAAAGCGAACCCGACGCTCACGGCGCTCACTGCGTCGCCGCTCCACGAGGCCTGCATACGGG GTAACGTCGACGTGGTGAGACTGATGATAGCGAGCGGTGCCCAGCTGGAGGCCTACGACGTCCACTTTGGCCCACCGCTCCACATCACATGTGCTAAAGGACACATGGGCTGTGTGAGGGAGCTGCTCGTTGCAG GTGCAGACGTGAACTCGGGGAAATTCCACGAGACGGCTCTGCACCACGCGGCACGAGCCCACGCCGTCGACATGATCGAGCTGCTGGTGGAGTTTGGAGCCTACGTGCACGCCAGCGACAACCTGGGCAGGAAGCCTGTGGACTACACCGCACCAGCCTCGCCCTCGCACACCTGCCTCAAGCTCTACCAAA GTAACCCCCTgagcctgcagcagctctgcaggaTCACTGTGAGGAGGTCACTGGGCACCAGGGCCTCGGAGGTCATAGGTCAGATGAACATATCCCACCGCATCCACAGCTTCCTGCAGTACTGCGACCGCCCCACACCGCTGCAGAGTGACACCAGTGCATTTCTACAACCTGCATGA